From Fusobacterium russii ATCC 25533:
AGCACAGAATATAACAGTTTTAGAAGGACTTGAAGCTGTTAGAAAAAGACCAGGAATGTATATAGGAACAACTTCAGAAAGAGGATTACATCATCTTGTTTGGGAAATAATAGACAATTCGGTTGATGAAGCTTTAGCAGGATATTGCGACAAAATAGAAATTAAAATTCTTCCAGACAATATTATAGAAGTAATAGATAATGGAAGAGGGATACCGACAGATATCCATCCTAAATATAATAAATCTGCTATGGAAATAGTTCTTACGGTTTTACATGCTGGTGGAAAGTTTGAAAATGATAATTATACAGTTTCAGGAGGACTACATGGAGTTGGAGTTTCCGTAGTAAATGCTCTATCTGAATGGTTGGAAGTGGAAGTTAAAAGAAATGGATTTGTATACTATCAAAAATATAATAGAGGGAAACCGGAAGAAGATGTAAAAATTATAGGAGAAACAACTGAACATGGAACTACAGTTAGATTTAAAGCCGATTATCTTATATTCGAAACATTAATTTATAACTATTTTACTTTGTCAAACAGATTAAAAGAATTAGCTTATTTAAATAGTGGTCTTACAATTGTTTTATCTGATTTTAGAAAGACTGAGAAAAAGGAAGAAGTCTATAAATATGAAGGAGGGCTTTTGGACTTCTTGGAAGAAATAACAAAAGACAGTCAAAAAATAATAGATAAGCCTTTTTTTGCAATAGGAAAACAAGATAATGTGAGTGTTGAAATAACTTTTACATATAGCACTTCACAAAATGAAACAATATATTCTTTTGTTAATAATATAAATACTCATGAGGGAGGAACTCATGTCCAAGGTTTTAGAACAGCTCTTACAAAAGTAATAAATGATGTTGGTAAAGCTCAAGGCCTAATCAAAGATAAAGATGGAAAACTTATGGGAAACGATATAAGAGAAGGTCTTGTTGGAATAGTTTCTACAAAAATTCCACAACCACAATTTGAAGGACAGACAAAAGGAAAATTAGGAAACTCTGAAATCGTAGGAATAGTTAATAGTGTTGTGTCAAGTAATCTAAAGATATTTTTAGAAGATAATCCTTCAATAACAAAATTAATAATTGAAAAAATATTAAATTCAAAAAAAGCAAGAGAAGCGGCTCAAAGAGCAAGAGAAGCAGTTTTAAGAAAATCTCCTTTAGAAATAGGCTCTCTTCCAGGAAAATTAGCAGATTGTTCTTCTAAAAAACCAGAAGAATGTGAAATTTTCATAGTTGAAGGAGATTCTGCTGGCGGTTCTGCAAAACAGGGAAGGGACAGATATAATCAAGCTATATTACCTCTTAGAGGAAAAATAATAAATGTAGAAAAAGCAGGCCTGCACAAGTCTTTGGAGAGCTCTGAAATAAGAGCTATGGTAACAGCTTTCGGAACAAATATTGGAGAAACTTTTGATATTTCTAAGTTAAGATATGGTAAAATAATTCTTATGACAGATGCTGATGTTGATGGAGCTCATATTAGAACATTAATACTTACTTTCCTTTATAGATATATGACAGATTTGATTCATGCTGGCAATATTTATATAGCTTGTCCACCTTTATACAAAGTAAGCTCTGGAAAACAGATAATATATGCTTATAATGATATGGAATTAAAAAATATTCTATCAGATATGAATATGGAAAATAAAAAATATAGTATTCAAAGATATAAAGGTTTAGGTGAAATGAATCCTGAACAACTCTGGGAAACAACTATGGACCCCGATGCGAGATTACTATTAAAAGTTTCAATTGACAATGCAAGAGAGGCAGATATTCTCTTTGATAAACTTATGGGAGATAAAGTCGAGCCAAGAAGAGAATTTATAGAAGAACATGCTGAATATGTAAAAAATATAGATATATAAAGCTATATTTTGCTTTTTTCTTTAAAAACATAATAAGGATTAAAGTAGAAATTTTAGAGAAATAAATTTTGATTTTTCTAAAAAAGTTGGGAGGATTTAAATGTCTACAAATATAAGTAATAGATACATAGAGGAAGAGTTAAAAGAATCCTATTTAGATTACTCTATGAGTGTAATTATAAGTCGTGCTTTACCAGATATAAGAGATGGTTTAAAACCTGTTCATAGAAGAATACTTTTTGCTATGAATGAATTGGGAATGACTAATGATAAACCTTTTAAAAAATCAGCAAGAATAGTCGGAGAGGTTTTAGGAAAGTACCATCCACATGGAGATGCCCCAGTTTATGGAAGTATGGTGAGAATGGCTCAAGATTTCAACTATAGATATTTATTGGTTGAAGGTCATGGAAATTTTGGTTCCATAGATGGAGATTCTGCGGCGGCAATGAGATATACAGAAGCAAGAATGGCAAAAATAACAAATGAACTTTTGGATGATATAGATAAAGATACTATTGATTTTAGAAAAAATTTCGATGATTCATTGGATGAACCCACAGTTCTTCCTGCCAGATTACCCAATCTTCTTTTAAATGGAGCAACAGGGATAGCAGTTGGAATGGCAACAAATATTCCACCACATAATTTAGGCGAACTGGTGGATGGTATATTAGCAATAATAGAAAATAAAGATATAGATGTTTTAGAATTAACTCAATATATAAAAGGGCCAGATTTTCCAACAGGTGCAATTATAGATGGAAGAGCTGGGATAATAGAGGCTTATAAAACAGGTAGAGGCAAGATAAAAGTAAGAGGAAAAGTAAATATTGAAGAGCAAAAAAATGGAAAATCTAATATTATAATTACAGAGATTCCTTATCAATTAAATAAAGCCTCTCTTATTGAAAAAATAGCAAATTTAGCTCGTGAAAAAAAGATAACGGAAATTTCGGATTTAAGAGATGAATCAAATAGAGAAGGAATAAGAATATTAATAGAATTAAAAAAAGGTGAAGAGCCTGAATTAGTTTTAAATAAATTATATAAATATACAGAACTTCAATCAACATTTGGAGTTATAATGTTATCTTTAGTAAATAATGTTCCTAGAATTTTAAACTTAAAGGAAATGCTTGTTGAATATATAAAACACAGATTTAATGTCATAACAAGAAGGACAAAATTTGATTTAGATAAAGCTGAAAAAAGGGCACATATTTTGAAAGGTTATCAAATAGCTTTAACAAATATAGATAGAATAATAGAACTTATAAGAGCATCTTCAGATGGTACTGTTGCAAGAGAGCAATTAATAGAGAAGTATGGATTTTCTGATATTCAAGCCAGATCTATTTTAGATATGAAATTGCAAAGATTAACAGGCCTTGAAAGAGAAAAAATAGACTTAGAATATCAAGAGATAGAAAAATTAATAATAAAATTGAAAGAAATATTAGAAGATGAAAATAAAGTTTATGAAATTATGAAAAATGAATTGATAGATATAAAAGAAAAATATGGGGATAAAAGAAGAACTACAATTGAAGAAGAAAGACTTGAAATTCTTCCAGAAGATTTGATAAAAGATGAAGAAATAATAATAACATATACTAATAAAGGCTATGTAAAGAGAATAGAAGCAAGTAAATATAAGGCACAAAGAAGAGGCGGAAAAGGAGTATCGGGACTTAATACTATAGAAGATGATTTTGCAGAAAAAATAATCTCAGCCTCTACTCTTGATACTATGATGATATTTACAGATAAAGGAAAAGTTTATAATATAAGAGCTTATGAAATTCCTGATTTATCTAAGCAATCAAGAGGAAGATTAATAGGTAACATAATAAATATCTCTGAAGGTGAAAAAGTAAGGGATGTAATTACTATAAAAGAATTTGATTCTAAAAAGGAAATAGTATTTATAACTAAAAATGGTTTAATTAAGAAAACTTCTTTAGGAGAATTCAAAAACATAAATAGTTCAGGATTAATATCTATAAAATTGAGAGAAGATGATGATATTATATATGTTGGACTTATAGAAGATGTTGAAAAAGAAGAAATATTGATAGCTACACAAAAAGGTTATTGTACAAGATTCTTAACAGACAGTATAAGAGAAACAGGAAGAAATACTATGGGAGTTAAGGCGATAACTTTGAGAGATGATGATATAGTAGTTTCAGCGATGACAATAAAAAATCCAGAAACAGATATACTTACAATAACTGAAAACGGTTATGGAAAAAGAACAAGACTTGATGAATATCCGCAATATAATAGAGGAGGAAAAGGTCTAAAAAATATGAAGTGTACTGAAAAAACAGGAAATATAGTTTCTGTTTTAGAAGTTTCTGAAGATGAAGAATTAATCTGTATAACATCGAATGGAGTTGTTATAAGAATATCAATAGATGGAATTTCTCGTTTTGGAAGAGTATCGCAAGGTGTTAGAATAATGAGAGTATCAGATGAAGAAAAAGTTGCATCTATAACAAAAATAAAAAAAGAAGAAGAAACTTTAGAGGAATAATAGAGAAAAATGAAAAAAATTTTAGTCTTGTCTGACAGTCATGGACAATTTGAAAAAATATTAAAAATATATGAAAAAGAAAAACCAGATATACTTATATATGTGGGAGATGGAATAGGTGATATAGAAGAATTATCCTATATATATCAAGGTGAATTTTATATTGTCAATGGAAACTGTGACTTTTTTGAAAAAAATTATGGGGTTTCAAAAATTATTGAAATAGAAAATTTCAGATTCCTAATAACACATGGGCATGTATATAGAGTAAAAAGTGGTTTAGAGAAGTTAAAAGAGGAAGCAAAAAAATTAGAGGTTCAAGTTGCTGTTTTTGGTCACACACATAAAGAGCTTTTAGAAAAATTTGATGATTTTTATCTATTTAATCCAGGGGCAAGTCAAGATGGAAAATATGGTTTGATTTTTATAGAAAATTCTAATATAAACTTCTATCATAAGAAAATTTAGTTTATGAAATTAATGATTTTATCGGGGGAAAAATGAAAGAAGAAATTCTAAAAATTAAGGAAAGTATAGAAAAAGCAATAAAAGAAAATGATTCCCTACAAGCTCTTGAAGATTTAAGAGTTAGTTATATGGGGAAAAAAGGAATATTTACAGAACTTTCAAAAAAAATGAAAGAGCTTACGAATGAGGAAAGACCTAAAGTAGGGCAAATAATAAATGAAACAAAAAGCTTTATAATAGATTTAATTGATAAGAAAAATATAGAGCTAAAAGAAAGGGAATTGAATAAAAAGTTGTCATCAGAAGTTGTTGATATAAGTTTACCAGGAGTGAGGTGTCAAGGAGGAACTATACATCCAGTAAATGAAACAATGAATTTTATAAAAAATATATTTGTAAAAATGGGTTTTGATGTTGTTGATGGACCGGAGATTGAAAAAGTTGAATATAATTTCGATGCTTTAAATATTCTAAAATCTCATCCTTCGAGAGATTTAACAGATACATTTTATATAAATGATTCGGTTCTTTTAAGAACACAAACTTCTCCTGTACAAATAAGATATATGCTTGAACATAAAGCACCTCTTAGAATGATATGTCCAGGAAAAGTTTACAGACCTGACTACGATATCTCTCATACTCCTATGTTTCATCAAATGGAAGGTTTAGTTATAGGAAAAGATATTTCATTTGCAGACTTAAAAGGAATCTTGACATATTTTGTAAAAGAAGTTTTTGGTGAGAGAAAAGTGAGATTTAGGCCACATTTCTTTCCATTTACAGAGCCAAGTGCCGAAATGGACGTAGAATGTAATATTTGTCATGGTGAAGGATGCAGACTTTGTAAAGAAAGCGGATGGCTGGAAATAATGGGCTGTGGTATGGTAGATCCTGAAGTTTTAAAATATGTTGGTTTTGATCCAGGAGAAGTTAGTGGTTTTGCTTTTGGCTTGGGAATAGAGCGTATAACAATGTTAAGACATGGAATTGGAGATTTAAGAGCATTTTTTGAAAATGATGTGAGATTTTTAAAACAATTCAAATAAAGAAACTTAAATAAATAATTCTGGAGGGGAAAATAATGTTAATATCGTTAAATTGGCTAAAACAATATGTAGATATAAAAGAAAATATAGAAGAATTAGCTAATGCTCTTACTATGATAGGGCAAGAAGTAGAAGCTATAGAGATTCAAGGAAAATATTTAGATAAAGTAGTTATAGGACAGATAGTAGAATTTGAAAGACATCCGAATGCTGATAAGTTGACCTTATTAAAAGTAGATATTGGAGAAGAGGAAAATTTACAAATAATATGTGGGGCAACTAATCATAAGTTAAATGATAAAGTGGTCGTGGCAAAGATAGGGGCAATACTACCTGGAGATTTCAAAATTAAAAAAAATAAAATAAGGGATATAGAATCTTATGGAATGTTATGCTCAGAGGTAGAGTTAGATTTAGGTGAAGATAAAAGTGGAATTATAATACTTCCAGAAGACGCACCTATAGGTAAAGAATATAGGGAATACTTAAATTTGAATGATGTTATTTTTGAGTTGGAAATAACACCTAACAGACCAGATTGTTTGTCACATATAGGTATTGCTAGAGAAATTGCTGCCTATTATGGAAGAAAAGTTAAATATCCTAGTATAGATTTGAGAGAATCAATAGAATCTGTAAATACTTTAATAAAAGTAAATATAGAAGATAAAGATAGATGTAAGAGATATATGGGCAGAATAATAAAAAATGTTGAGATTAAGGATTCTCCTGATTGGTTAAAAGATAGAATAAGAAGTATGGGCTTGAAACCAATAAATAATGTAGTAGATATAACAAATTTTGTCATGTTTGAGTATAATCAACCAATGCATGCTTTTGATTTTGATAAATTGCAAGGAAATATAAATGTTAGAGCTGCAAAAGCAAGAGAACAAATAACAACTTTAGATGGTATTGAAAGGGAATTAAAAAATAATGAGTTAGTAATAGCGGATGATGTAAAAGCAATTGCTATAGCTGGTATTATTGGTGGAAAAGCGACTCAAATAGAATCAGAAACAAAGAATATATTTTTGGAAGTAGCATATTTTACACCAGAAAATATTAGAAAAACATCAAGAGAATTAGGAATTTTTACAGATTCTTCCTATAGAAATGAAAGAGGTCTGGATATTGAAAACTTAGATGTTGTTATAAATAGGGCTACTGCTTTAATTGTAGAAGTTGCAGGAGGGGAAGTTTTATCAGAAGAAATTGACAGATATATTGAAAAACCAACAAAAATAGAAATACCATTAAATCTTGAAAAATTAAATAAGTTTATAGGAAAAGAATTAAGTTATGATGAGGTAGGAAAGATATTAATAAATTTAGATATAACTATAAAATCATTAGCAGAAGATAATATGATTTTAGTTCCACCTAGTTATAGGCAAGATCTGCAAAGACCAGCAGATATGTACGAAGAAATAATAAGAATGTATGGCTTTGAAAATATAGAACCAAGAATTCCGGAAGCAAGTATAGAATCTGGGAAAGAAAATATTAATTTTACTATATCTAATTTAATAAGAGATATTCTAAAAGAATCTGGTTTAAATGAAGTTATAAATTACAGTTTTATTCCTAAAGAAACAAAGGAATTATTTAATTTCACTGATGATTTAATCGAACTTAAGAATCCTTTGAGTGAAGATATGGCAATAATGCGACCAACTCTTATGTACAGTTTAATAAGTAACATAAAAGATAATTTAAATAGAAATCAAAATGACTTAAAGATTTTTGAAGTAGCAAAAACTTTTAGTGACTTCTGTGATGAGGATTTAGCAAAAGAAGAATTAAAAGTTGCCATAGCCATCTGTGGAAAAGCAGAGAAAACTTTATGGTATCAGCCAAAAGAAGCATATAATTTTTTTAATTTAAAAGGATATGTAGAGAATCTTTTTGAAAAAATTGGAATAACTAAATATAGTTTAGAAAGATCAAACGACAATAATTTCCATCCAGGGGTTAGTGCTGATTTAAAAATTGGGATAGATTTACTTGGAACATTTGGAGAAATACATCCGTTATTAATAGAAAAAATAGGAATAAAGAGGGAAAAAGTATATTATGCAGAATTTAACTTATCTAAGATGTTAAAATATATGAAGATAAAAGTTAACTATGAAAGCATAAGTAAATATCCTGAAGTTTTAAGAGATTTAGCTGTAACTTTAGATAAAGATATCTTGGTTGGAGAAATGACTAAAGATATAAAGAAAAAAATAAGTTTGGTTGAGAAAATAGATATTTTTGATGTGTATTCTGGAGATAAAATTGAAAGTGGTAAGAAATCTGTTGCTATGAGCATAGTATTAAGAGATAAGTATAAAACACTTTCTGAAGAAGAAATAGAGAAGACAATGAAAGATATTTTAAGATTAATAAAAGAAAAATATAATGGAGAAATAAGACAGTAATCTAGTTCATAAAGAAAAATGAGAGCTATTGTAAAGATATATTGTGCATCTAACCTTGTCAAAAAGATTATGAGTACAGTGTAAAATGCAATAGCTCTTTTAAATATATAATAATCTTTAGAACTTAGTGTATTAAAATAGTTATTTATATAAAAATTTTATAAAAAATCAATAAAAATAAACTTGACATATGCAATTTATAGGTATATAATTACACAAATAAAAAATCTGTTTAAAAAAATAAGATTTAAGTATTTAAAAAAAAGACAGTATTATTATAGGGGGTTTATATGAAATTCAGAAAATTATTAGTTGGTATAATAGCCATGTCTTCTTTATTTATGGCTTGTGGCAAAAAAGAAGCGCCAGTTGATGCACAGCCTGTTGAAAAAACTGAGCAAGCAACAACACAAAATTATCATATAGGAGTTATTACTACTACAGTTTCTCAATCAGAAGATAATTTCCGTGGAGCAGAAGCAGTTATTGCTGAATATGGTTTATCAAAAGATGGAGGAAAGATAACTCATGTGACAATTCCTGACAATTTTATGCAAGAACAAGAAACAACAATTTCTCAAATGGTTTCTTTAGCAGATGATCCTGATATGAAAGCAATTTTTACAGCAGAAGGGGTTCCTGGAACTTATGCTGCTTTTAAAGCAATAAAAGAAAAAAGACCGGATATAAAATTAATTGTTAATAATCCACATGAAGATCCAGAAATGGTCGCACAAATTGCAGACTTGGAAATAAATCCTGACTTCTTCTCAAGAGGTTATTTAATGGTTAAAGCAGCAAAAGATTTAGGTGCTACTAAATTTATGCATATTTCTTTCCCTAGACATTTAGGTTATGAAACTATAGCAAGAAGAAGAACAATAATGAAAGCTACTGCAGAAGATTTAGGAATGGAATATATTGAAATGTCTGCTCCAGATCCATTGAGTGATGTTGGCGTTCCAGGAGCACAACAATTTATTTTAGAACAAGTTCCTAACTGGTTAGCAAAATATGGAAAAGATGTTGCTTTCTTTGCAACTAATGATGCTCAAACAGAACCTCTATTGAAACAAATAGCAGCACATGGAGGATATTTCATAGAAGCTGACTTACCTTCTCCGACAATGGGATATCCAGGGGCATTGGGTATTGAATTTAATGAAGAAGAAAAAGGAAATTGGCCAAAAATATTGGAAAAGGTTGAAGCAGAAGTTATCAAAGCTGGTGGATCAGGAAGAATGGGGACTTGGGCTTATTCTTATGGTTTTGCATCAGTTCAAGCAGGTGTTGATTTAGCTATGAAAGCTGTTGAAAAAGGAATAGCATTAAATGATTTAAATGAAGTATTAGATTCATATAAAAAATATACTCCAGGTGCTAGCTGGAATGGAACAGTATATGTAGACGGAAGTGGAGTAGAAAAGGATAATATATTTATGTTATTCCAAGATACATATATTTTTGGAAAAGGATATTTAAATATGGATAAAGTAGAAGTTCCTGAAAAATACCTTAAACTAAAAAACTAGGATAATTTAAGGGGCTGTTGCAAATTTGGTTTTAGAAGTTTTTGCTTACAGTAAGAATAGTTCAAGAGCTTGTTCAAAAACTCTTTAAGCTATTTTTATAAAAGAAGCTAGAGCTTATTTAATCATTAAATTGCAACAGCTTTTTTATTTTTTAAGAAGGAGAAAATAAATGGAAGAGATATTATTGAAAGTTGAAAATCTTTCTAAATCTTTTGGGGAAAATACAGTTTTAAAAGATATAAACTTTGAATTAAAAGCAGGAGAAATATTAGGTCTTGTAGGAGAAAACGGAGCTGGAAAATCTACTCTTATGAAAATAATTTTTGGTATGGATTTGATAAGAGAAACAGGTGGCTATAATGGAAAAATTTTCTTTGAAGGAAAAGAAGTAAATTTTAATTCTCCCTTTGATGCACTTGAGGCCGGCATAGGTATGGTACATCAGGAGTTTTCGTTAATTCCAGGCTTTATGACAAGTGAAAATATAGTTCTTAACAGGGAATCAACAAAAAAGAATTTAGCTGAAATTTTATTTGGGAAAAATCTTAATAAAATAGATAAAGAAGAGAACTTAAAAAGAGCAACAAAGGCAATTTCTAAGTTAGGTGTTTCCATGACAGGTGAAGAAAAAATTACTGATATGTCAGTGGCTTATAAACAATTCACAGAGATTGCTAGGGAAATAGAAAGGGAGAAAACAAAGTTACTTGTTTTAGATGAGCCTACAGCGGTTTTAACAGAAGAGGAAGCTAAGATTTTATTAAAAACAATGAAAACTTTAGCTCAAAAAGGGATTGCTATAATCTTTATTACACATAGATTAGATGAAATAATGGAAGTTTCAGATAAAGTTACAGTATTAAGAGATGGAAATTTAATAAGTACTGTAGCTACCAAGACAACAAATATCAACCAAATAACTGAGTGGATGATAGGAAGAAAAGTAAATTTATCTTCAGAAGAAAAAAAAGAAGAATTAAATTTAAAAGAAAATATAATAGAAATTAAAAATTTGTGGGTTGATATGCCAGGTGAAATTGTAAAAGGTTTAAACTTAGATATAAGAAAGGGCGAAATCTTAGGTTTGGGTGGAATGGCAGGACAGGGTAAAATAGGAATAGCAAATGGTATAATGGGACTTTATCGAGCTGGAGGAGAGGTAAGATATAAAAATGAAAGACTTGAATTAAATTCTCCAAAGACTCCATTAGAAAAGGGAATATTTTTTGTGTCAGAAGATAGAAAAGGAGTAGGACTTCTTTTAGATGAAAGTATAGAAAGAAATATTGCTTATCCATCTATGGAGATAAAAAAATTATTTTTTAAAAAGCAATTTGGTTTTCTAAATGTTATGGATGAAAATAAAGTTTCAGAAAATGCTAAAAAATATGTGGATAAGTTAGAAATAAAATGTATGAGTGAAAAACAAAAAGTTATGGAATTAAGTGGAGGAAACCAACAAAAGGTCTGTATGGCAAAAGCATTTACAATGGAGCCAGAGGTTTTATTTGTTTCAGAACCTACTAGAGGTATAGATATAGGGGCTAAAGAGTTAGTTCTGGATACTTTGAAAGAATATAATAGAGAGAGAGGCACTACAATAATTGTTACTTCATCTGAAATTGAAGAGTTGAGAAGCATATGTGATAGAATTGCCATAATAAATGAAGGAAAAGTTGAGGGAATATTGGCACCTTCAGCTGATATACTTGAATTTGGGAAATTAATGGTAGGATTAAGGGGGGAAGGCAATGAATAATTTAACAAAAAATATAGAAAAAATTGGTTGGCCAAGATTAATTATTTCTATCTTTCTTTTATCTACATATATAGTTGCTCCCTTTGTAGGCATTCCTCTTTCAACTGCTTTGACTGATACTTTTGTAAGATTTGGAATGAATGCAATTTTAGTTTTATCACTTATGCCAATGATAGAATCAGGTACAGGTCTTAATTTTGGAATGCCTTTAGGAATAGAAGCCGGATTATTAGGAGCTTTGATAAGTGTACAAATAGGCTTTGTAGGCTGGGCTGGGTTTTTAAGTGCTATCCTGTTTGCAATTCCTGTAGCAATTGTTTTTGGATTAGCTTATGGTTATATTTTAAATAAAGTAAAAGGGTCAGAGATGATGATTGCAACGTATATCGGCTTTTCATCAGTGGCATT
This genomic window contains:
- a CDS encoding sugar ABC transporter ATP-binding protein, coding for MEEILLKVENLSKSFGENTVLKDINFELKAGEILGLVGENGAGKSTLMKIIFGMDLIRETGGYNGKIFFEGKEVNFNSPFDALEAGIGMVHQEFSLIPGFMTSENIVLNRESTKKNLAEILFGKNLNKIDKEENLKRATKAISKLGVSMTGEEKITDMSVAYKQFTEIAREIEREKTKLLVLDEPTAVLTEEEAKILLKTMKTLAQKGIAIIFITHRLDEIMEVSDKVTVLRDGNLISTVATKTTNINQITEWMIGRKVNLSSEEKKEELNLKENIIEIKNLWVDMPGEIVKGLNLDIRKGEILGLGGMAGQGKIGIANGIMGLYRAGGEVRYKNERLELNSPKTPLEKGIFFVSEDRKGVGLLLDESIERNIAYPSMEIKKLFFKKQFGFLNVMDENKVSENAKKYVDKLEIKCMSEKQKVMELSGGNQQKVCMAKAFTMEPEVLFVSEPTRGIDIGAKELVLDTLKEYNRERGTTIIVTSSEIEELRSICDRIAIINEGKVEGILAPSADILEFGKLMVGLRGEGNE